CAGTAACTGCAGCAGCTACACTTACTCAAGTCCTGACGAAAAGTCAGTTAGTTAAATTTACAAGACCTCATGTTCAAGATTCTGTAATCCAACAGCAATAAGCATAAGAGAACTTAACTTGGAGCTCATCTTACGAGTAGGCAAGTAACAAATAAACGATTCAGAGTCTTTATTCTCAGTAAAAACAAATGCATAAAGACGTGGGATGTATGATTCAAACAGAGAAAATCATAATTTGTTGATGGATTCAATGTACACATCAAATGGCAGATGAGGACATATAACTAATTGGAAATTAAGAACCTCAGCAGATGCAAAGGGTGAGAAAGGACAAGAAATTTACCCCAGGAAAACCAGTACATAAAGAGAACTATTTCCTTTCATCTGCTTCTCCAGACTCTTCCCTTGTGGAACCTAAATGAACACAAAGTTAAAATCATACCTTTTGAAACACTAATGAAGTCTTTATTAAGTGAACTGAGCTTTTCAGGTGTTGTGCAATTTGaataagaattaaaaaaaaagaggcaaTAACAAAATTGATCTGGGAAAAGGCATATTTCCTAAGTGAAAGTGGAGGGATGACTATAATATTGTACTTATTTCCATGCAATGCTATTGCGTCTCTCCTTGCCAACAAAGTACAAGGCCTAATCTATGTTCTGTTCCATTTCATCATGATATTGATTCTTCCTTAAAACTTGACCAGAAGAATTTACATTGGATAACCAGACCATTTAACATGTACATACTCTTCATCAAATAGGTTGTGATTATTATGCGAGCCTTGTTGAGAACAAAGATGAGCAGCTCTGGCTGCGGTCACAGGTTGATAGAAACTAGGTCGGCTATTCAAATTCTCATCTTTATTTAGTAAACTTCTGTGAGGATAAGATGTAGATTTGTGACAGAAGTTTGCTGAGGGATGTTACAGGCTAGGGAATGCTATGAGCACATTCAATACTTAGAAACTACGTATTCCTATTGGGGAGATAGCAAATCTGACTGTAATATGGAGCCCCTTTTTGATTACCTATGTGTGCACTGCTCAAATGCAGTTACTCCTGGGGTAGCAGTTTAAGATCTAAAGGATATACATGGTGTACTGCATCATAATTGAGAGATTAACAGGAGTTTGACTATCACAAGACTTGAAACTGCAGGCAGAAATTAATCACATCCCAAAGGAGGAGGAAACTGCTGCAAAGAAAAGTCTGTCACAAGGACtcgaacattttttttttccatctgATACAGTTTTGTTTAATTCTACATCAATTCAAGGCTTCCCAGTATGAGATGCATATGTACAAGGCTTTTAATCAATTATGAGTCCTGGATCCAATGCTCCTGAACACTTGTGTGATATGTTACTAAAGGGTTCGAATCGCTAGCACCACATAGGAACATCAAGCACATGAGATCACTCAAGAGCCAGACAACCCTAACCAAACGTAATCTACAAGTCCTCATTACTTTTTGCcataaaaacttaaaacctAAATACAGTATTCTCATTCTAACTCTGCCACCCCTAAGATCTCTTTCCAAGAACAATGGTTCGGTTAACGAATCTCCCTGCCTTCTAAACATCAAACAGGGGGATGATGTACAATGGTTCATATATGTATCCAACAAATTTGAACAAGCAAACTTGTGGTATCAAAATGGAGCTGCTTCAAAGTATTTAACAGTACTAAATTGAAAAACAGAGACAGAAACATCAAAGAGAATTCTGAAAATGACAGATTCATTTCATTAATCTTGCAGATAAAAACTACAATTTAAGCAACATCAACTATGTACATACATGGTTATAGACAATAACAAAATGACTGAAATGTTAGAAAAACTATCATTTCAATGGCTAAAACCAATTGCCAAAAAAGGAAACCGGCAATTTCCTAAAACAAATCAACACTATCTCTAACAAGGCTCCTCTGTAAGTACAAGTTCTGTCTTCTCCTCCTAAATCTAACACTAACAAAACCAACTTCACAAAACTAACAACAAACGAATCGAAACAAATAAACGTATAAAGATCTGATCTTTCTATCTATATAACACtgaaaatcaacaaaagcTGCAAAATTTGGTTCTGTTTTCCATAAACAAATGTTAATGTCTTCGTTACCGGTTGTGGGTCGGATTCGATTTGCTGGGTGGGGCCTTCTTCAAGCTCGTCTCTATGGGTTTGTGTGGATCCTCCATTGCTTTGTTGGGTTTGGAAGAAAAGGTGACCAATGAAGTGAGCAATCTTCTGGGTTGGTTTCTAGGTGTGATCAGATGGGTTTGTGGGTGTGAAAGTTGAGAGCTTTGGGAAATGTGGAGCATGAGAATGAGGGCGAAGAAGGAAAGGAACAGTCTTTGGGTTCTGGGTTTCATGGTGGAGATTGAAGTAGAGAGAATCGAGGAGACTCACAGTGCATGCTTTGGTTAGTTTTGGTTAAGAAGTGATCGAGtgtgatatatatagattacTGAGTAGTGGTTTACTTAACCATAACTTACTATAGTTAGAAATGGATGGTAACTTGTTGAACAAATTACATTTTCACCCTTCATGATTATTTCAGATTACACCTTGACCTTGCACCACATTACTCGTAAGATGTCAATTTCATGCTCAAAGCcaatttcctttcttttgcttatgAAGTTTGTAGAAATTGAACAAAAGAGACGCCATTTCCTGGTCTGAttcattgtttcttttacatttCCTATAGAACAaacatgagaaaaaaaaaaaaaaatcttactAGAAACAAtgaatatatttgtatatagAGTGTCAATTTAATTTGAAACgacaaatattttgatttaagTTAGAGTCATTTAGAATCTCGTATTAGAAGTGTGGATCATAAAAGTAACATCAACTACATCACTGACTTATTCATCCGGGTAGAAAAGTAGGGCTCACAAATTGATGTGTATACAAAACGGTGTACGATGACATCACTTGTTGAGTTGATATAGTGAAATCAGGACTCTTTAAACATTGAGAATATGAAAACTTCCTATACTAGAGGGcttcaaaatcataatttaCTGTTTCGTTTTCAGCAAAGGAGCTGATCGTATATTGTTCTTAATCCGGGACTAAACTAGGCTACCTCAAACTGAACTGAAGTAAACTCAAGTGAAAGTTTAACTCAGAATGCTCATTACTCGAGGGAGATATTCCACTCGATGAAATCAAACTTTGACCAAAACTCGATCTTGTAAGTTAGATTATTGATAGTAAGCAGGaaattctacactaaacatgTTCTGTTTCAGAGATTTAACCgacttgttctttgttttgtaataGGTTGGGACTTGGAAGCAGCTGATCATGTGATGCTGAGCTTCTTTCCATGACTTCTCTGCAAacttaaatattttacaaaatatcTCATGTGACTTATCAcatgaaattgatgaaaacCAAATCAGATGCCTCATTCATTCCCTGTCCTTgcttggtttttgtttattggaAAAATTAGTATTCAATGTTAGGTGTTAACAAACACAGCTAAAGTTAGCTGGTTAAGCTTGCTTTCCAAACGTGAAACACCCTAAATCTTCTAAGAAGCTGTCCTCTTCTTTCGACTTTTATGTTTCACAATCTTCTATTCTTCTAGCCTTCCACTTTTTCACCTACTTGTTGTCTGATATGTTCAGATCCTTCATATGTTCTGTGTATCCGATCCATAAAGTTCTCATTTTGCGCCGAGATAAAGAGACTCAGTTGTCTTAGTTTTAGTCTCTTTGAAACAATTCATCAAACAACTTGTCTTAATCTCTTTGAAGAAATCGTCAAAGAGTTGTCTCGACATTTTTGAAGTCACTCTCTCAACACACCTAGGCCTTCTAACTGTATTTCAAGCATTTCAGCTTCCCTGCTTCTAATGTACTCTTCATATAAAACTTGAGTCATTATTGAAGCCACTTGTTCTCCTTAGTTCAGAAATAGATTGAAATGAGAAcatgattttagtttttagcaGTAAGGAGAAAGCTGAATATTTTTAAAGCATTAATCTGCACTAGCCCCATCACGCATATGGAAATTGATCATTTTCTAATATTGCATGATCTTCCTTATTAGTTTATGGGATTCGCATCTACTTGATATAACAAGCTCTAATTGAACCGCTTGAGATCAGAAAGTTATAAATCTTGACTCTGTTTTTAATAGCAAGCTTCATTTGTTTATCACATTTTCCCTAATTTCTTAGTTATTACTAATACTTCTGCAGAATGGTGTTATAGTCATCTTATGACTGTGTTAATCTTGTACTGTGTTCCAGACAACGTGGTTTTGGGGTTAGAGGTTCATATTGTCCAGCATTTTAACTGTTTAAACGACCTAGTTTTAGACATAAATACAAGATCAACACAAAGACCATGAGTAGGGAAGCCGGTATCACATTCTTTAACTCTCTTGTTTAACAGTTAGATTCTCAATCTGTCCATGTTTGTCATGGCTGACGTCTAAAGTTTCAGTACAGAAGTCAATTAGTAAaggaggttgaagaagattgTACCTGTGGTATCACTAGATCTGGTCAAGGAACTCCTGAGAGTTGTATTAGAATATATTTGGTGAAATTTTCTTAAGATGGTTTCCATCTGCTTGATTCATGAGTACATGTGAATTAAAGAATCTTTCTGTAGATAAAAGCATGTGATCTATGTCAGCACTCAGCAGGATTATGATAGAACACGGTGATCACATCTAACCATTTGATAGAACAGTGTGGACTGAATCCAGAAGCTCATGGTTTTCTGAACGTGTGTTTTATTGTATTCGTAAAAATAATGAAGACAGGGCATCACCCTATTACAGATGAggcaaaacataaaaattggTAGAAGGAATTTGATAAATGGAATTGATAAACGAGTAAGAAGCTTACACAATTTATTCATTTGCAAAACAATACATATCTCAGTTGATTTCCCCATAGTCTGATAATATTGAAGCAGCATCTGCATCCTTCCATACAAGGTTACCATAACCAAACAATCTTGCAAAGCAAGAAATCAACTGGTCGTGAACTACTTCATCGGTAGGAAGCGCCAAGTCTGTCTCCTTTCTCAGAGATGTCACTTCTTTATCAGCAATACCACATGGCACAATGTGCTTGAAATAGTTTAAATCTGGATCAATGTTGAATGCCAACCCATGAGAGGTAACTCCATATGAAATGCGCACACCAATTGCACcaatctttctctctcccacCCACACCCCAGTCTCTCCTGCTTGCCCCGGACAAGCTTTCACGCCATACTGAGACGCCAATTCAATCATAGTCAACTCAAGCGTCTCCACATATCTCCGAGCCCCAAACCCAATATCTCTAAGCGAAACAATGGGATACAAAATGGCCTGTCTTGGACCATGAAACGTAATGTCTCCTCCTCTTTGCGTGTAGTGCAGTTCAGCACCTATTCCTTTCAGTTCAGCCTCAGAAACTAATAGATTATGATCAGTTCGCCGCTTTCCAAGTGTGTATGTCGGCGGATGCTGCAGGGCCAGGAGAGTATCCGGAATATTATGAACCTTTCTGTCCGAAACCAGCTTCTCTTGCAGCTTAAGTGCCTGCAGATAGTTGACAGTCCCCAGCTTCCAAACCTCAAGAGTCCGCGGAACTCTCATTTCCTGCAGAACACAGCTCATCAGCTAATACGTTAGTCTGCAGGAATCATCTCACATTGCTGTTTTCTGGTTTCTGCATGCTCATTGCCTAGCATATTGTAACTTCATAAATCggaaaaactaaaacaacatGTTGTGATTCGTATTGGGTATGACATTGAAGATCAACATAGAGCTAAAATTAACACAAAACAGCAAATGGCATAGTGCCCCAGAAATTCATTGAAGCATTCGATCAAACAGGTGATGAGCACTTTAAGCATGGATTCGCAGATTCAGGGCAACTCGAAAATTGAACAAGAAATTACCAACACATCCCATTTGGAGTGAAGAATTAATATCGAATGGGGTCTcgtgaaaacaaaattaagtaaTTTGATACCTATAGAGATCAAACCAGCAAAAGAAGCAAGATCTTGAGGTCCCAGCGGccttgtttcttgtttgtttggcCCTTTTTGCTCTATTATCTTGTAAGCTTAAACGCACCGTCAAGCtccttaatattttttttctattcttttttatttatttttattaaagaataaactcaaaa
This DNA window, taken from Fragaria vesca subsp. vesca unplaced genomic scaffold, FraVesHawaii_1.0 scf0512944, whole genome shotgun sequence, encodes the following:
- the LOC101302417 gene encoding octanoyltransferase-like, with amino-acid sequence MSCVLQEMRVPRTLEVWKLGTVNYLQALKLQEKLVSDRKVHNIPDTLLALQHPPTYTLGKRRTDHNLLVSEAELKGIGAELHYTQRGGDITFHGPRQAILYPIVSLRDIGFGARRYVETLELTMIELASQYGVKACPGQAGETGVWVGERKIGAIGVRISYGVTSHGLAFNIDPDLNYFKHIVPCGIADKEVTSLRKETDLALPTDEVVHDQLISCFARLFGYGNLVWKDADAASILSDYGEIN